A single window of Actinoallomurus bryophytorum DNA harbors:
- a CDS encoding SDR family NAD(P)-dependent oxidoreductase gives MSSATRKAAVVIGAGPGLGMSIAHRFGREGYAVALVSRSDARHAGYISSFTEAGVEVAAFTADVRDRDRLLSVLDVVAERYGSVDLVYYGPGAADPEALPVPITQAGAEDVREAMSWVYPAVDVVAKVLPGMTERRDGALLFAGGLSAVLPMPALGALALASAALRNYALTLNAGLAEQGVYAGTLTIGGLIERGDIHTLVTSQPDRFGPVGTLNPDEIADAAWRLYAERDGAEATFSAVG, from the coding sequence ATGTCCTCAGCCACGCGTAAGGCCGCCGTCGTCATCGGAGCCGGCCCCGGGCTCGGCATGTCCATCGCGCACCGCTTCGGCCGCGAGGGCTACGCCGTCGCCCTGGTCTCTCGCAGCGATGCTCGCCACGCCGGATATATCTCGTCTTTCACCGAGGCGGGGGTGGAGGTGGCGGCCTTCACCGCCGACGTACGCGACCGTGACCGGCTGCTGTCCGTCCTGGACGTCGTCGCCGAGCGGTACGGGAGCGTCGACCTCGTCTACTACGGGCCCGGCGCGGCTGACCCGGAGGCACTCCCGGTGCCGATCACCCAGGCCGGCGCCGAGGACGTACGCGAGGCGATGAGCTGGGTGTACCCGGCCGTCGACGTAGTCGCCAAGGTGCTGCCCGGCATGACGGAGCGGCGGGACGGCGCCCTGCTGTTCGCCGGCGGCCTCAGTGCCGTTCTGCCGATGCCCGCCCTCGGTGCGCTGGCGCTCGCCTCGGCGGCGCTCCGCAACTACGCCCTGACCCTGAATGCGGGCCTGGCCGAGCAGGGCGTCTACGCGGGCACGCTCACGATCGGCGGCCTGATCGAACGCGGCGACATCCACACGCTGGTGACCTCCCAGCCGGACCGCTTCGGTCCCGTGGGGACCTTGAACCCGGACGAGATAGCGGACGCCGCTTGGCGCCTGTACGCCGAGCGCGACGGAGCCGAGGCGACCTTCAGCGCCGTCGGCTGA
- a CDS encoding TetR/AcrR family transcriptional regulator: MTTGARPLRADAARNRDKLLVTAARVFGERGLDAPLEEIARQAGVSIGTLYNHFPTREAFFDAILPERLAALEQVATAALADADPWNGFTGFLEGLFELQSNDHGLNDALAGRLPMSPEVLEACHRGFQHAERIIERAKKSGELRADFEPQDLTPLMWAMSQVIRESMGVAPQAWRRHLALFLDGLRAGAARPVPVPPLTDAQLAEVLRSR, encoded by the coding sequence ATGACCACTGGAGCCAGGCCGCTGCGGGCCGACGCCGCGCGCAACCGCGACAAACTGCTGGTCACGGCCGCGCGGGTGTTCGGCGAGCGCGGCCTCGACGCGCCGCTGGAGGAGATCGCGCGCCAGGCGGGAGTCAGCATCGGCACGCTCTACAACCATTTCCCCACCCGGGAGGCGTTCTTCGACGCGATCCTCCCCGAACGACTGGCGGCACTGGAGCAGGTCGCCACGGCGGCGCTGGCCGACGCCGACCCGTGGAACGGGTTCACCGGTTTCCTCGAAGGGCTCTTCGAGCTGCAGTCCAATGATCACGGGCTCAACGACGCGCTGGCGGGCCGGCTCCCGATGAGCCCCGAGGTCCTGGAGGCATGTCACCGGGGCTTCCAGCACGCGGAGCGGATCATCGAACGCGCCAAGAAGAGCGGAGAGCTCCGCGCCGACTTCGAACCGCAGGACCTCACCCCGCTGATGTGGGCGATGTCCCAGGTGATCCGCGAGTCGATGGGGGTGGCACCGCAGGCGTGGCGCCGGCACCTGGCGCTCTTCCTCGACGGCCTGCGCGCCGGCGCCGCCCGCCCGGTCCCGGTGCCGCCGCTGACCGACGCACAGCTCGCCGAGGTCCTGCGGAGCCGGTGA
- a CDS encoding SRPBCC domain-containing protein, with protein MTATITLNDHPDGTDYRIVVKHGGPDAPARHEKLGFAEGWGTVTGRLAALTESTAPR; from the coding sequence ATGACCGCCACGATCACGCTCAACGACCACCCGGACGGCACGGACTACCGGATCGTCGTCAAGCACGGCGGCCCGGACGCCCCCGCTCGTCACGAGAAGCTCGGCTTCGCCGAGGGCTGGGGGACGGTCACCGGCCGGCTGGCCGCTCTCACCGAGAGCACGGCTCCGCGATGA
- a CDS encoding helix-turn-helix domain-containing protein gives MRGIPPDRDTPAPVVAEGLPSPLKHALHRVEELGLRGEPDMALERLTQVAGDVPGDAPEQHVAVAEHAMLLERLGGRHTIAQEICDRSLTRLRDAGARGRVLLARGRVSKGPERRRSYTAALTEFAVADDQLGKALALGGLAFPFNDDSELSLDYRARLGTDGLRLAVASRDPYAIALCAGNLAACETYLGRPSALDRWRRAVELMPSEIDARTAPVVSLNYLNWGLTATGLGEYGVAARVVNEGAALARGLRWERTFAAVEAVIALRRGELTSAAEAAARTVGDNGEAGAIGAVVTAACGYQREARLESGPLDRAVQRVVAASEQLGAFALTEQARYRAARREPQPYRGLLAALDTARRRGRRFGWEDLVVVLAEIRPAEAKAVMADLGELWPAGRRARTARRYAEGLLSADTAALVQAGEEYLALPEPVSAGQAFHAAARLAADVQEGNLLRLRAMELFQAAGADRSLAAVLREGRLGRARGLPRIPASQRNVVHAGLTPREHEVALLAQKGLTAREIAERLSLTEGTVRNHLLRIRAKFGGVPKHRLGEILAD, from the coding sequence ATGCGCGGCATACCGCCCGACCGCGACACCCCCGCTCCTGTCGTGGCCGAAGGCCTCCCGAGCCCGCTGAAGCACGCCTTACACCGGGTGGAGGAGCTGGGCCTGAGGGGCGAGCCCGACATGGCACTCGAACGCCTCACCCAGGTCGCCGGGGACGTGCCGGGTGACGCGCCCGAACAACACGTCGCCGTCGCGGAGCACGCGATGCTGCTCGAGCGGCTCGGCGGCCGGCACACGATCGCGCAGGAGATCTGCGACCGCTCCCTCACGCGGTTGCGGGACGCCGGGGCACGCGGACGGGTCCTCCTGGCACGCGGCCGGGTGAGCAAGGGCCCGGAACGCCGCAGGTCCTACACGGCCGCGCTGACGGAGTTCGCGGTCGCCGACGACCAGCTCGGCAAGGCGCTGGCGCTCGGCGGCCTGGCGTTCCCCTTCAACGACGACTCCGAGCTGTCGCTCGACTATCGGGCCAGGCTGGGGACCGACGGGCTGCGGCTCGCCGTCGCGTCCAGGGACCCGTACGCGATCGCCCTGTGCGCCGGCAACCTCGCCGCCTGCGAGACCTACCTCGGCAGGCCCTCGGCGCTGGACCGGTGGCGACGCGCGGTGGAGCTGATGCCGTCCGAGATCGACGCGCGTACGGCTCCCGTCGTGTCGCTCAACTACCTGAACTGGGGCCTGACCGCTACCGGCCTCGGCGAGTACGGGGTCGCCGCCCGTGTCGTGAACGAGGGTGCCGCCCTCGCACGCGGGCTGCGCTGGGAGCGTACGTTCGCGGCCGTCGAGGCGGTGATCGCGCTGCGGCGCGGCGAGCTGACGTCGGCCGCCGAGGCCGCCGCCCGTACGGTCGGCGACAACGGCGAGGCCGGCGCGATCGGTGCCGTGGTGACGGCCGCGTGCGGCTACCAGCGTGAGGCCCGGCTCGAGAGCGGGCCGCTCGACCGCGCGGTCCAGCGGGTGGTCGCGGCCAGCGAACAGCTCGGCGCGTTCGCCCTCACCGAGCAGGCGCGCTATCGCGCCGCACGCCGGGAGCCGCAGCCGTACCGCGGGCTCCTCGCCGCGCTCGACACGGCACGGCGCCGTGGCCGCCGGTTCGGCTGGGAGGACCTGGTGGTCGTCCTCGCCGAGATCCGGCCCGCCGAGGCGAAGGCGGTCATGGCCGACCTCGGCGAGCTGTGGCCGGCCGGCCGGCGTGCACGGACCGCGCGCCGGTACGCCGAGGGGCTGCTGTCGGCGGACACGGCCGCGCTGGTCCAGGCAGGAGAGGAGTACCTCGCCCTGCCGGAGCCGGTCAGCGCCGGCCAGGCCTTCCACGCGGCGGCGCGCCTCGCCGCCGACGTCCAGGAGGGCAACCTCCTGCGGCTGCGTGCGATGGAGCTGTTCCAGGCGGCCGGGGCGGACCGTTCGCTGGCCGCCGTACTACGGGAGGGACGCCTCGGACGCGCACGCGGGCTGCCGAGGATCCCGGCGAGCCAGCGCAACGTGGTGCACGCCGGCCTGACGCCACGCGAACACGAGGTCGCGCTGCTGGCCCAGAAGGGCCTCACCGCCCGCGAGATCGCCGAACGCCTGTCCCTCACGGAGGGCACGGTCCGCAACCACCTGCTGCGAATCCGCGCGAAGTTCGGCGGCGTGCCCAAGCACCGGCTCGGGGAGATCCTCGCCGACTAG
- a CDS encoding M4 family metallopeptidase — MRRRVGVVAAAVLTSALTAMVQQASAASPTPPASPQARSAVAARALSAAASHAGTVHGGAGQAFSAVDVQADHSGITHTRMVRTYQNLPVLGGDFVVHQDAQGNLLGVDQSLSQTPSVSTTPDVSAAKAAKSAAKATHETAQGTPALVVEARTGTPRLAWQVETAGRQSDGTPSRKSVTVDASNAKVLVAAEQVWTLAAPGSKPKTNSVTHASGKAAAPQVAGDGRSLYSGTVPLQTTLSGSTYQLKDPTRGNTYTDNLNGGTGSNGNPMTDADNHWGNGTTSDPASAAVDAQYGTNQTWDYYKNTYGRTGIANDGKGSHNNVHYSRNYENAFWSDSCFCMTYGDGGSSFTPLVSLDVAGHEMSHGVTSRTANLTYSGESGGLNEATSDIFGTNVEFNAANANDVGDYLIGEEISRNGGALRYMDKPSKDGASLDCWSSRAASVDVHYSSGIANHFFYLLSEGSGAKTINGVSYNSPTCNGSTVTGIGRAAAAKIWYQALTAHFTSSTKYAQARTQSLAAATDLYGSTSTQYKAVAAAWSAVSVN, encoded by the coding sequence ATGAGGAGACGTGTAGGGGTAGTCGCAGCCGCCGTGCTGACCTCCGCGCTCACCGCGATGGTCCAGCAGGCATCTGCCGCGTCCCCCACTCCGCCAGCGTCCCCGCAGGCCCGGTCCGCGGTCGCGGCCCGAGCCCTCTCCGCCGCCGCGTCGCACGCCGGCACGGTGCACGGAGGCGCCGGCCAGGCGTTCAGCGCCGTCGACGTCCAGGCCGACCACAGCGGTATCACCCACACGAGGATGGTCCGCACCTACCAGAACCTGCCGGTGCTCGGTGGCGACTTCGTCGTCCACCAGGACGCCCAGGGCAACCTGCTCGGCGTCGACCAGTCGCTCAGCCAGACCCCTTCGGTGAGCACCACCCCCGACGTGTCGGCCGCCAAGGCCGCGAAGTCGGCCGCCAAGGCGACGCACGAGACCGCCCAGGGCACGCCCGCGCTCGTGGTCGAGGCGCGCACGGGCACGCCGCGGCTCGCCTGGCAGGTCGAGACGGCCGGCCGGCAGTCCGACGGCACGCCCAGCCGAAAGTCCGTGACCGTCGACGCGTCGAACGCCAAGGTGCTCGTCGCCGCCGAGCAGGTCTGGACGCTCGCCGCGCCCGGCAGCAAGCCGAAGACCAACAGCGTGACGCACGCATCCGGGAAGGCGGCCGCCCCGCAGGTCGCCGGTGACGGGCGCTCCCTCTACAGCGGCACGGTGCCGCTGCAGACGACGCTGTCGGGCAGCACGTACCAGCTCAAGGACCCGACGCGCGGGAACACCTACACCGACAACCTCAACGGCGGTACGGGCAGCAACGGCAACCCGATGACCGACGCCGACAACCACTGGGGCAACGGGACGACCAGCGACCCGGCGAGCGCCGCGGTCGACGCCCAATACGGCACCAACCAGACCTGGGACTACTACAAGAACACCTACGGCCGCACCGGCATCGCCAACGACGGCAAGGGTTCGCACAACAACGTGCACTACTCCAGGAACTACGAGAACGCCTTCTGGAGCGACAGCTGCTTCTGCATGACGTACGGCGACGGCGGCTCGAGCTTCACCCCGCTCGTCTCGCTCGACGTCGCGGGGCACGAGATGTCCCACGGCGTCACGTCGCGTACCGCGAACCTGACCTACTCGGGTGAGTCCGGCGGTCTCAACGAGGCGACCTCGGACATCTTCGGCACCAACGTGGAGTTCAACGCCGCCAACGCCAATGACGTCGGCGACTACCTGATCGGCGAGGAGATCTCGCGCAACGGCGGCGCGCTGCGCTACATGGACAAGCCCAGCAAGGACGGCGCCTCGCTGGACTGCTGGTCGAGCCGGGCCGCCAGCGTCGACGTGCACTACTCCTCCGGCATCGCCAACCACTTCTTCTACCTGCTGTCCGAGGGCAGCGGCGCGAAGACCATCAACGGCGTGTCCTACAACAGCCCGACCTGCAACGGCTCGACCGTGACCGGCATCGGGCGCGCCGCCGCCGCGAAGATCTGGTACCAGGCGCTGACGGCGCACTTCACCTCGAGCACGAAGTACGCACAGGCCCGTACGCAGTCGCTGGCGGCAGCCACCGACCTGTACGGCTCGACCAGCACTCAGTACAAGGCCGTGGCCGCGGCCTGGAGTGCGGTAAGCGTCAACTAG